From a region of the Alnus glutinosa chromosome 1, dhAlnGlut1.1, whole genome shotgun sequence genome:
- the LOC133871232 gene encoding IN2-2 protein-like — MGMSDIYGPPKPEQDIITLIHHAVHSSVTFLDTSDSYGPFANEILLEKALEGGVKERVQLSTEFGFSFASGKREIRRDPAYVRAADEASLKRLQLDCIDLYYQHCIDTRLPIKVTIHVNEMATRKGCTP; from the exons ATGGGCATGTCCGACATCTATGGCCCTCCCAAGCCCGAACAAGACATAATCACTCTTATCCACCACGCTGTCCACTCTAGCGTCACCTTCCTTGACACTTCCGATAGCTACGGCCCATTCGCCAACGAAATCCTTCTCGAAAAG GCTTTGGAGGGAGGGGTGAAAGAGAGGGTGCAATTGTCAACCGAGTTCGGATTTAGCTTTGCGAGTGGGAAGAGGGAGATCCGGCGCGATCCAGCGTATGTGAGAGCAGCCGATGAGGCCAGCTTGAAGCGCCTCCAATTGGATTGCATTGATCTCTACTACCAACACTGCATCGACACCCGCCTTCCCATCAAAGTCACAATTCATGTTAATGAAATGGCAACGAGGAAGGGATGCACCCCATAG